CACTGCGCTCCAGCGAGACCTTCATCCTGCGGTCCAGCCAGAGCTTGCCGAGGCCACCGCGCAGACGCTGGGCAGCTTTCTCTCCACCGGTGACTGCACGCCACATGCGTCCGGTGTTGTTCGGGGGGACGCGCACCGCGTTCAGCCCGAGCCGGGGCAGGGCGAGAGTGGTCCGGGCACCGTCGGCGAGCACGCCCCGCACCCGGTTGGAGGGCCTGGCCGTGGTCGCCTTGGCGTACTGGGCGATCAGCGGCAGTTCGCCACCGTCGTCGGGCGCGCTGTCGATCAGCGCGCCCAGGTCGAACAGTTGGGGGTCCAGTTGGTCGGCGGAGAGCAGGTTCAGCGCGTCGGAGGGGATTACCGAGACGGCGCCGTCGCTGTCCGATCGGGTCAGGAACGTCACGTCCTGGCGGCCAGGGCCCGGGGTGACGCTGTACGAAATGATGCCCTTCGGTCCACGAGTGACGGCCACTGTATCGCCGGTGACAAGGGTGATCGTGTGGTGTTCGGCACGCTGCTGCGCGGGGCCGGGCACGGTGGCAGGTTGCGGCGAGGCGAGCGCCGGTGGCGGAGGCACGGCCGCCAGAGCCGCGAGCCCCACCATGAGGGCACCGGATACCGCCGTCAGGGCAGTACGACGGTGTGGCCGGGAAGGATGCACAGACATGGACCCCTTCTTCAAATGGCCGCTCTTGACCCTGTAGCGACCTCACGACAGGGCCCTCCTCCCGACCGCGGTCTCCCGGATGATCGTGGAATCGAGCTCGGCCGAGTGTCACACTTGGCACCACCCGGGGCTAGATCACTCAGGGGCGCAGATGAGTCGTGACTCAGGTGCGCCACCGCCGATCACACGTCCCGGAACCGCCGGCCTCGCCACCGGTCCCGTCCCGCACCGCCGCTAGATGGGAGGCCCACGCATGCTCGAGCCCGCCGGACTCACCACCGCCGAGGAGTCGGCTTACCTTGGGCTGCTGCGGCAGGGCAGCGCCACCGTGGATCAGCTGGCCAGACGCACCGGACGGCCCACCACGCAGATCAGCCGGGCGGTGGCCGGCCTGCACCGCAAAGGAATGGTGCACCGCACGCCACCGCCGCACGGCCTGGTCGTGCCGGTTCCGCCAGACGAGGCGATCGAGCAGTTGATCCAACGCCAGCACGCCGAGCTGGACCGGGTCCGCGAGGCGGCGCACGCGCTGGCGGCCCAGACCCGCGACCGTACCGCCGGACGGCGTACCGGTGAACTCATCGAGATCGTCCAAGGGCAAGCAAGCGTGCAGCGTGCCTTCGACCGGGTACAGCGTGTCGCGAAGGCAACGATGCGGATGCTGGTCGCGCCGCCGTACGCCGCGGCCGAGCAGGTCAACCGCGTACAGATGGAGCGCGGGCGGGAAATCACCTACCGCGTCGTCTACACCATCGACGCGCTCGCCGATCCGGCCACCCTGGCGGCGGCCGGGGAGCACGTCCGCAATGGCGAGATAGCGCGCCTCGCGCCGAGCGTGCCGACAAAGCTCGCCGTCGCAGATCGCACGCTGGCCCTGCTCCCTCTGGTATTGACGGATGCGGCGCAGGATGCGGCGGTGCTCGTCCACCCGTGCGCGCTGCTCGACGCGCTCGTCGCACTCTTCGAGGGCGTGTGGTCGACAGCGAGTCCCTTGGGCCTGTCGGGCGCCGGTGAGGTTACCGCGCGGGGCGAGATCTCGCATGAGGACCGCAAGTTGCTGTCGCTGCTGGTTGCCGGGATGACCGACGAGACGGCGGGTGCGCGCCTCGGGATGAGCCGGCGCACCGTCGTTCGCCGGGTGCAGCACCTGATGGAGACGGCGGGGGCGCAGTCGCGCCTGCAGTTGGGCTGGCGTGCCCGGGAGCGTGGCTGGCTGCCCGAGGCGTGAGTGTCGTGCGGTGACTCCGCCGTCCGGCTGTTGGACTCCAGTAGCCGGCGTCCAGCGGCTGCGCGTACAGGCCCGTCCGTAGTTTCCAGACCAAAAACAACGCTAAGTAGTTGATCTAGGCCCTTACCTGGGGTGGCTGCCTCAAGATGGCGGATTGCCGGGCGGTCACTTCGCTGTTTCCCGTGATCCCGGTACGTGGGATGCGAGATCAGCGCCGGTGCCGCCGGTGGTGCCTGTCGTTCTCGGCGGTGATGCGGGCGGAGGTCTCCTCGCCGTGCCGCACGTAGACGCCAAGCGTGGCCAGGTGCCGGTGGCGGGACTGGGCCTGTAGTTCGGCGGCGCTGCGGCCCTTGGCGGCCAGATGGGTCAGCCCGGAGTGGCGCAGCGGGTGCAGGGCGTACACGGTGCCGTGCGGTCGTGGAGCTTGGATGCCTGTCTGAACAGGTACTCCGCGCGCGGGTAGGACAGCCGACCGCGGCCGGTGTCGGGGCAGATGTCGCCCAGGGCCGGCGCGCGTTCGGTCTGCTGCTCGTGGTGGCGGCGCCGCAGTGCTCCCTCGCCGGCGTACGCGAGGGAGCGGCGCAGGGCGTGCACGTTCTCACCCTTGTTCAGCTGCCGGGCGATGCGCCGCCGGTACGTCCCGTCGGCCATGGTCGGCGGTCCTCCGCTGCGCCGAGGGCCCCACTGCGGCCGTAGAGGCCGCACTCATCGATGCTCGGCCCGGCTTCACTCTGGCCACCAAAGCTCGAACACTCATCAACGCCTGGGCCGCCCAAGATCGGCAATTGCCCGGCCGGGCGGTCGCCCTCGCATTGCGCAGCGGGAGCAACGTCTACCAAGCCGCCACACGGCGGCGAACCGAGCTGGTGATCAGCGGGCCCACCAGCCCGACCGTCTCCGTCCGCCTAACCAGTTCCGTGGTGATTGAGGTCGTTCGCACCGCTCGGGAATCCCTGCTCATCGTCAGTTTCGCCGCGTACGGCGTAGCTGAAGTCGTCGCCGAGCTGGCCGCAGCTGCCAACCGAGGCGTCCGCATCAACCTCGTCCTGGAAGGCACCGCCGACGACGGCGGCGCCCTCCGCGGCTCTGTCGGCGCCTCCGCCGCCTTCGCTGAGTTACACAACCAGGCGAACTTCTGGCACTGGCCGGCGCGCTACCGGACTGCCGCAGGTGCATCCCGCGCGGCGCTCCACGCCAAGATCATCGCAGCCGATACCTCGACTGCGTTGATCAGCAGCGCCAACCTGACCGACCGTGCACTGTCGACGAAGCTTGAAGTTGGGGTCGTCCTGCACGACCCGACCATCGTAGACCGCCTCGTGCAGCATTTCACCGCCCTGATGAGTCGAGGCGTACCGGAACGGGTGCCGTAAGGGGGCTGCTCTGCTCCCTTACGACGGCGATGTCGCCCAGACTGGGGACAGCCGTCGGAAGCACGGCCGTGCCAGCTTCAGGCCCTGATCCGGTACATAGGGACGGGCTCGGCCCGAACTTGATCAGTTAGTCGGGAACCGACGCTTTTCGGTGCAAATTTCAGCGGTGCCTTCGAGATTTCAGCGATCCTCCTCCTGCCCTTCCTCGTCTTCACCGGCAGCGGCTCAGGTGGGAACGGGCAGACTCTTCCCGGTTCCCGGCCGTACGCGTCCAGCGTCGCCGCCAGGTCGGGATGCCTCTGCGCTTCGAGAAGGGCGAGGTAGGCCTCCGCGGCGCCCGGATGCCCGCCTCAACCTCGATGCTGAGCAGATCGCCGGCGACCGCGTTGCAAGGACGCTCACGCAGCTGCGCGTCGCTGACCTCCTCGACCGCTCCGACCACGGCCCGGCCCGCGTTGTTGACGAGAACGTCGAGCTGACCGAAGCGGTCGAGGGTGGCCCGCACGAGCGACGCCGCCGCAGCGATGTCTCGGGCGTCGAAGTTCGCGATCAGAAAGTTGGGTCTTGTGTCGAGTTAGTGGGTCGTTGGTGATCATCTTGCGGGTAGTTGGGGTCGGTGGCCGCCGAGGCTGAGCATGGCCAGGGCAATGAGGGCGTCGGGTGAGTGGAAGCCGAAGGCCATCCGGGTGATCAGGCGGATCTTGGCGTTGACGGACTCGATGCGGCCGTTGGACAGGCCGTGTTCGATGGACGCGACGATGGCGTCGCGGTGACGCGTCACGCGTCGTTGCAGGTCGACGAAGACGTCGATGCGGCTGCGTCGGGCCCATCCGATCCACCGGTCGAGGGCTTCGACCGCCGCTGTCGGGCTGGTCTTGGCCAGGGTGAACACCAGTCGTAGGCCTTCCTTCAACGCCCAGGCCCGGTGCAGGCGGGGATGGGTCTTGGCGATCCAGGCGAGTTTGGCGTGCTGGGCGTCGGTGAGGTTCTGCGGGTTCTTCCACAACGCCCAGCGGGTGTTCTTCAACTGCCGGGCCGCGCCGACAGCGACGCCGCGACGGCCTGCCCCACGCCCGGTGGCCTCGTTCCAGGCTTGGCGGCGAACCCGATCCACGGCGTCAGTGGCCCAGGCCACGACGTGGAACGCATCGGCGCAGCGCACCGCGTTCGGGCAGCGGCGACGCACGACCGTGGTGATCCAGTCCGCGCCGTCAGCCGACACGTGCGTGATCTTCGCGGCCCGATCAGAACCGAGCAGGTCGAAGAACTCCTGCAACGTGGCTGCGCTCTTGCCCGGCGCCGCCCACACCAGCCGACCCGTGTCGTGATCGACGACCACCGTCAGATACCGGTGGCCCTTCTTGTAGCTGACCTCATCGATGCCGATACGACGCAACCCGTCGTACCGGTCTTCAAGGCCACCGGTGTCAGCCCACACCCGGGCCACGATCGCCCCGACGGTGCGCCACCCGATCCGCATCACCTGCGACACCGCCGACTTCGCTGTGTGCACCGCCAGCCACGCCACCGTCGCGTCGAACGCCCGCGTATGCCCCGCCCCATGACGAGCCCAGGGCACCGCCGCGACCACCACCTGATGCACCGGACACGACACCCGCGGCGCGTCCGCCTCGACCACCGCCCGCACCACACCCAGATCCAACGTCCGCCACCGACGCCGCACCCCGGCGTCATAGCGCGCACACCGCCGCCCGCAATGCGGACACCGCCGCGACGCGCCCTTACGCACCCGCACCCGAGCCACCACCACCGACTCGACCGGATCGAACTCCACACCCTCCACCACCGCCTGCTCGACCCCGAGCAGCACAGCCCATACCCTGGCAGAACGCACGCCGTTCTCCCGCCCATCCAGTTCTGACCTTCGACAAGCCAGAACCTAGGCAGGACAACGGCGTGCGCCACAAACGACGCGCCCAACCACCCACAGACACGACACAAGACCCAGAAAGTTGTCGGGGTATTTGGCCGCCAGGTCGGCCACGCTGTCCGGCCGGCGTACCGCCGCCACCACATGGTCGCCCGCGGCGAGCGCCGACTCCGCCAGTGCTCGCCCGAAACCGCGGGACGCGCCGGTGATGATCCAGGTCTGTGTCGTCATGGCGGCAACGCTATGGCTTTGAGCGCGCGCGAACGCAAACGCAAACTCGCTGCGACGCAAATCCTCTGGTCGGCCGTAAGGGGCAGCGTCTGCCTGCGTCTTGGGCAGCGTTTGCCCCCGCGTTTCACCGAGGGCAAGTCCGCCAAGAACCGAATGCATGTCGACATCCGCGTAGCCGGACCAGGCTCCTGGGACATGGCCGAGCGCGCCCGACTGATCCAGCGGAAGTGCCCCAGCTGGTCGCCGCTGGCGCGACGGTGGTCCGCGAGGAGTGGTACGGCGACGTCCTCGGGCACGTCGTCATGCAGGACCCGAGGGCAACGAGTTTTGCGTGGCTTGATACTGCGGCCGCCGAATTCTGGCGTCCGGAGTTGCCGCGAAGCGCTCGTCACCGAAGGTGAGGTCGGGTGCCGGTCGCCGGCATCCGGACGTGCCGATGTGCGGACGTTCACATGGGCGGCATGGCGGCCTTGGGTGCAACCGCGTGAGAGCATAAAGATCATGGAGGTCAGGACCGGAACCGCGCAGGACACCTTACGTGTCGCAAGCCTGCACACCGACAGTTGGCTGGCAGCGTATGCCGGCCTGATGCCGGCCAGCTACTTGGACGGTCCGCTGCGGGACCAGCAGGCAGACATGTGGAGGAGCCGGCTGGCGCCCGCGACTCAGCGCGACGGAGGCACGGATGGCGGCCACCTGCTGATCGCCGAGCACGGCATCGACCTACTCGGCTTCGCTTACCTCATCCCCGGCCCCGACGGACGGATCCTGCTCGACAACCTGCACGTCGATCCGACACACACCGGCAGCGGTATCGGACGTCGCTTGCTACGGCACGCCTTTACCTGGGCGGCTACCACCCACCCTGGCCAACCCGTGTATCTGGAAGTGCTACGCGACAACGCCCGCGCGATAGCCTTTTACAGCAAGGCTGGCGGGCACGCCACCGCGGCCCGCATGGCGCGCTTCCCCGCAGGGTTCGAGTTGCCCGAGATCGAGTACACCTGGGATGCAGACGCCATCAGTGCCTACGCTTCAGGGCACTGAGACGACCCGGACGCGGAGCCATCGGGCGCGCCCTCTTCTGGCACCCCTCTGTGTCAAGTGATGATCAAGAGGGGTGTTCTAGGCTGGGGTGTGGCGGGTCCGGGAAGTGACTTTTCCGAAGTGTCGATCTCGGGGTTCAGGTCGGCCGCGCTGGATTGCAGAGTCGCCCCCGCGTGTCCTCCCGGACCCGTCCCGACCAGCTTCGCGTCGGCCACCATCTGCCGGTAGACGATGTCGGACAGCCGCCGTTTCAGTGCCCGTAGGGCCTCCATCGGGGTCTTGCCCGCAGCCAGTCTGCGTCGGTAGTAGCGGCGCCCTTCGGTGTCACGGCGCAGTTGGACGATGGCCATGATGTGCAGGGCCCGGTTGATGCGCCGGTTCCCGGCTCTGGAGAGCCGGTGCCGGTTCTGGTCGCCGGACGAGGCGTCGATCGGTGCGGTGCCGTTCCACGAGGCGAAGTGGGCGCGGCTGGGAAACCGGTGGATGTCTCCGATGTCGCCGATCAGGCGGGCCGCGCCGGACGGTCCGATGCCGGTCAGGTCCATCAGCCGGCTTCCGGTGCTGTTGACCAGGTCGGTGAGCTCCTGTTTCGCGGTTTTGATCTTCTTGTCGATGACGACGAGTTCGCCGATCAGCTCGGAGGCCAGCCGGCGGCGGGTCTTGCCGACCACGTCGCGCGGGCGCACGCTGCCCAGCAGGGCGCGGGCCTGCTGGGCGGACAGGTCCTTCTTCGCGCCGCCGGGCACCAACTCGAGCAGCAGGTGGTGCAGCCGGGAGACCACGTCGGTGCGGGCCCGTCCGAGCTGGTCACGGCGGTCGACCAGCAGCCGTAACGCGACCGTGGTGTCGTCGGTGACGACCTGCCGCAGACCTTCGGTGCGCAGGGCGACCACAGCGACGCTGCGGGCATCGACCGGGTCGGTCTTGCGGCCCTGGCCGGTGGCGAACACGCGGGCCCGGGCGGACAGCTTCGCGGGAACGTCCACGACGGTTTCGCCGTCGGCGACCAGGCGTTGAGCGACGTGCCGGCCGATGCCGTTGCAGCCCTCGACCGCCCACAGGCGGTCCTTGTGCTTGCGGCCGGCGGCGAGCATGACCTGGTAGCCGTCGCGGTCGGTGCCGAACCGGCCCTGCCCGATCGCCTTCTCGCGGGCGTTGATGATTTCGATGGTGGCGGAACGCTTGTGCGGGTCCACGCCGATGATGACCTGGGCCATCGTGTCCTCCCTCGATCCGACGGTGTTCGTCGACGGGAGGGCAGCGCTACCTTGAGCCCGGCAGTCCCCTCTTGAGCCTCTCTCCGCCGCGGTGACCGGCGGGACGCACGCCAGATGAGAGCCACACCAAACAGCGGTGGGCAGCCGCGATGAGAGCGACCCCACCGGTCACCTCGACCAAGCCTGGCCGGGCTGCGGTCGTACCACCAGTCAACAGGTAGCCGCAATCCGCGCGGCACGCAGCGTGACGGCTGGAGCTCCCGCTCGCCGTCCGGATCTGCCGAAAGCAGTGCGTCTGACCTTGTATGCAGAATCGGCTCACCGCAGCGCCCGGAGCCCGCATCGCAGGTCTCGGTGGCCCGTGGCCATCACGCGCTCGCGGGGTCCGCGGTCTCCCCGCGCAGCAGGTCGCCGGGCTGGCAGTCGAGGGCTTCGCAGAGTGCGGCGAGGGTGGTGAAGCGGACGGCCTTGGCGCGGCCATTCTTCAGCACGGCCAGGTTGGCGGGTGGTGATGCCGACGCGTTCGGCTAGTTCGCCCACGGACATCTTGCGCTTGGCGACCGTGACGTCGATGTCGACGGTGAATGGCATCAGGTCACCTCGTTCAGTTCGGCCTGCATCTGCGCCGCCTCGGCGTCGCGAGCATCGTTGGGCGGCGCTCCTGCCGCTCGGTGACCCATGCCACATGCAGTTCCTGTCAGCAATCAGGGCGCCGTTCCGCTCAACTCACGGAAGCAAGCGAACCGACAGGAGCAACACATGAAGCACCGCATCGTCGTCCTCGGCGCCGGCTACGCCGGGGCCTACGTGGCCGGGACCCTGGCCCGCCGGCTGTCCCCGGCGGACACCGAGATCACCGTGGTCAACGCCGTGCCGGACTTCGTCCAGCGGCTGCGGCTGCACCAGCTCGCGGCCGGCCAGGACATTGAGGCTCCGAAGCTCGCCGACGTCTTCGCGGGCACGGGGATACGGCTGCGCGTGGCCCGCGTCACCGCCGTCGACCCCGAGCGCCAGGTCGTCGCCGTGGCCGACGCCGACGGCGGCGGCGAGCTCGGCTACGACACTCTTCTCTACGCGCTCGGCAGCCACGGCGCCGACTGCGGCGTCCCCGGCGTGGCCGAGCACGCCTTCGACATCGCCGCCCGGCCCTCGGCGCTGCGCCTGCGCGAGCGCCTGGACAGCCTGGGCAGGCGGGGCGAAGGTGGCAGAGTGCTGGTCGTCGGCGACGGGTTGACCGGCATCGAGACCGCCACAGAGATCGCCGAATCCCGGCCCGGCCTGTCGGTGGCCCTGGTCGCCCGCGGCGAGCTGGGCGCCCGGCTCTCCGCCGGAGCCCGCAGCCACCTGCGCCAGGCCTGCGACCGGCTGGGCATCACCGTCCTGGAGCACACCAGCGTCGAAGCCGTCGAAGCGACGCGGGTGCTGTGCGCCGCCGGCACCGCTCTGGCGTCCGACGCAACCGTGTGGACGGCCGGGTTCGCGGTCAACCCCATCGCCGCCGCCAGCGGGCTGGAGGTCACCGGGAACGGTCGGATCGTCGTCGATCGCACCATGCGGTCGGTCTCGCACCCGAACGTCTACGCCGCCGGCGACAGCGTCTACGCAATCGGCGACAACGGCCGGCCGCTGCCGATGTCCTGCGCTTCGGCCGGCTACACCGGCATGCAGGCCACGGCCGCGATCGTGGGACGCCTGACCGCCCGCAAGATCGCGAACACCAAGCTGGAGTACCCGGGCAACCACATCAGCCTCGGGCGGCGGGACGCGATCCTGCAGCTGGTCGATGACGAAGGGCAGGCAAAGCCGAAGTACATGGGCGGCCGGACGGCCGCGCGGATCAAGGCGGGCATCCTCAAGATGTCGCTGTGGACCAACTCGCACCCGACCTTCGGCCTGCCCAAGCGCAAGCACCGCCTGGCCGCCGCGCCGTCCGCCGAGAAGGCGGTCGCGTAGCCGCCTAGGGTGGTCCGCGTGGACAGCACCGCCACTGATCGCTTCGACACCAGTCGGTTCGAGGC
Above is a window of Micromonospora coriariae DNA encoding:
- a CDS encoding helix-turn-helix domain-containing protein, which encodes MLEPAGLTTAEESAYLGLLRQGSATVDQLARRTGRPTTQISRAVAGLHRKGMVHRTPPPHGLVVPVPPDEAIEQLIQRQHAELDRVREAAHALAAQTRDRTAGRRTGELIEIVQGQASVQRAFDRVQRVAKATMRMLVAPPYAAAEQVNRVQMERGREITYRVVYTIDALADPATLAAAGEHVRNGEIARLAPSVPTKLAVADRTLALLPLVLTDAAQDAAVLVHPCALLDALVALFEGVWSTASPLGLSGAGEVTARGEISHEDRKLLSLLVAGMTDETAGARLGMSRRTVVRRVQHLMETAGAQSRLQLGWRARERGWLPEA
- a CDS encoding site-specific integrase: MYALHPLRHSGLTHLAAKGRSAAELQAQSRHRHLATLGVYVRHGEETSARITAENDRHHRRHRR
- the drmC gene encoding DISARM system phospholipase D-like protein DrmC, encoding MDARPGFTLATKARTLINAWAAQDRQLPGRAVALALRSGSNVYQAATRRRTELVISGPTSPTVSVRLTSSVVIEVVRTARESLLIVSFAAYGVAEVVAELAAAANRGVRINLVLEGTADDGGALRGSVGASAAFAELHNQANFWHWPARYRTAAGASRAALHAKIIAADTSTALISSANLTDRALSTKLEVGVVLHDPTIVDRLVQHFTALMSRGVPERVP
- a CDS encoding SDR family NAD(P)-dependent oxidoreductase, translating into MIANFDARDIAAAASLVRATLDRFGQLDVLVNNAGRAVVGAVEEVSDAQLRERPCNAVAGDLLSIEVEAGIRAPRRPTSPFSKRRGIPTWRRRWTRTAGNREESARSHLSRCR
- a CDS encoding ISL3 family transposase — translated: MRSARVWAVLLGVEQAVVEGVEFDPVESVVVARVRVRKGASRRCPHCGRRCARYDAGVRRRWRTLDLGVVRAVVEADAPRVSCPVHQVVVAAVPWARHGAGHTRAFDATVAWLAVHTAKSAVSQVMRIGWRTVGAIVARVWADTGGLEDRYDGLRRIGIDEVSYKKGHRYLTVVVDHDTGRLVWAAPGKSAATLQEFFDLLGSDRAAKITHVSADGADWITTVVRRRCPNAVRCADAFHVVAWATDAVDRVRRQAWNEATGRGAGRRGVAVGAARQLKNTRWALWKNPQNLTDAQHAKLAWIAKTHPRLHRAWALKEGLRLVFTLAKTSPTAAVEALDRWIGWARRSRIDVFVDLQRRVTRHRDAIVASIEHGLSNGRIESVNAKIRLITRMAFGFHSPDALIALAMLSLGGHRPQLPAR
- a CDS encoding SDR family NAD(P)-dependent oxidoreductase, with the protein product MTTQTWIITGASRGFGRALAESALAAGDHVVAAVRRPDSVADLAAKYPDNFLGLVSCLWVVGRVVCGARRCPA
- a CDS encoding GNAT family N-acetyltransferase, whose product is MEVRTGTAQDTLRVASLHTDSWLAAYAGLMPASYLDGPLRDQQADMWRSRLAPATQRDGGTDGGHLLIAEHGIDLLGFAYLIPGPDGRILLDNLHVDPTHTGSGIGRRLLRHAFTWAATTHPGQPVYLEVLRDNARAIAFYSKAGGHATAARMARFPAGFELPEIEYTWDADAISAYASGH
- a CDS encoding IS110 family RNA-guided transposase, producing the protein MAQVIIGVDPHKRSATIEIINAREKAIGQGRFGTDRDGYQVMLAAGRKHKDRLWAVEGCNGIGRHVAQRLVADGETVVDVPAKLSARARVFATGQGRKTDPVDARSVAVVALRTEGLRQVVTDDTTVALRLLVDRRDQLGRARTDVVSRLHHLLLELVPGGAKKDLSAQQARALLGSVRPRDVVGKTRRRLASELIGELVVIDKKIKTAKQELTDLVNSTGSRLMDLTGIGPSGAARLIGDIGDIHRFPSRAHFASWNGTAPIDASSGDQNRHRLSRAGNRRINRALHIMAIVQLRRDTEGRRYYRRRLAAGKTPMEALRALKRRLSDIVYRQMVADAKLVGTGPGGHAGATLQSSAADLNPEIDTSEKSLPGPATPQPRTPLLIIT
- a CDS encoding NAD(P)/FAD-dependent oxidoreductase; the protein is MKHRIVVLGAGYAGAYVAGTLARRLSPADTEITVVNAVPDFVQRLRLHQLAAGQDIEAPKLADVFAGTGIRLRVARVTAVDPERQVVAVADADGGGELGYDTLLYALGSHGADCGVPGVAEHAFDIAARPSALRLRERLDSLGRRGEGGRVLVVGDGLTGIETATEIAESRPGLSVALVARGELGARLSAGARSHLRQACDRLGITVLEHTSVEAVEATRVLCAAGTALASDATVWTAGFAVNPIAAASGLEVTGNGRIVVDRTMRSVSHPNVYAAGDSVYAIGDNGRPLPMSCASAGYTGMQATAAIVGRLTARKIANTKLEYPGNHISLGRRDAILQLVDDEGQAKPKYMGGRTAARIKAGILKMSLWTNSHPTFGLPKRKHRLAAAPSAEKAVA